In Acidianus brierleyi, one genomic interval encodes:
- a CDS encoding DUF424 domain-containing protein: MKVILNIIRGEGNVFVNICEKDLLGKEFRENEVILNINKEFYEGDEVDMEYAFSLVDEATVVSIVGNILVDEAIKRGFVHKDSVLEVSGVKFAQVYNL; the protein is encoded by the coding sequence ATGAAAGTAATACTAAATATAATTAGAGGAGAAGGCAACGTTTTTGTTAATATATGTGAAAAAGATTTGCTAGGAAAAGAATTTAGAGAGAATGAAGTAATACTAAATATAAATAAGGAATTTTATGAAGGTGATGAAGTAGATATGGAATATGCTTTTTCACTAGTGGATGAAGCTACTGTAGTTAGCATAGTAGGGAATATACTAGTTGATGAAGCTATAAAGAGAGGATTTGTCCATAAAGATTCAGTATTAGAAGTTTCAGGAGTTAAGTTTGCACAAGTATATAATTTGTGA
- a CDS encoding 60S ribosomal export protein NMD3, with protein MPSKFCVRCGKENVKLIDRLCIDCYIKTKKLILLPKEINGKVCKICYAEFLDGKWENIHDNLQDSVKDLALREISKKISIDKNVLDYSIDLGDIWKDSNGKEHVKIIANGKIDNEKFTISEDININIDYTICDACKKRKSKYYEAIIQLRGKNGKFLLEKRRLFESFFSEEEISNLSDIIEGKEGVDYYFIKKSVAKKLVSSVASMTDAQINESFQDETTKKGKRLAKLVISLRL; from the coding sequence ATGCCGTCTAAATTTTGTGTCCGATGCGGAAAAGAAAACGTAAAGCTCATTGATAGATTATGTATTGATTGCTATATTAAAACAAAAAAGCTTATCCTTCTGCCGAAGGAAATTAACGGCAAAGTTTGTAAGATATGTTATGCAGAATTTCTAGATGGAAAATGGGAAAATATTCATGACAATTTACAAGATTCCGTGAAAGATTTGGCACTAAGAGAAATTTCAAAGAAAATTAGTATTGATAAAAATGTATTAGATTACTCAATAGATTTAGGAGATATATGGAAGGATAGTAATGGAAAAGAACATGTAAAAATAATAGCTAATGGAAAAATAGATAATGAAAAGTTTACAATAAGTGAAGATATTAATATTAACATAGACTATACTATATGCGATGCTTGTAAAAAAAGAAAATCCAAATATTACGAGGCTATAATACAACTTAGAGGAAAGAATGGAAAGTTTTTACTCGAAAAGAGACGCTTATTCGAATCGTTCTTTTCTGAAGAAGAAATATCGAATTTATCTGATATAATAGAAGGAAAAGAGGGAGTAGATTATTATTTTATTAAAAAATCAGTTGCTAAAAAATTAGTATCGTCAGTAGCGTCTATGACAGATGCACAAATAAATGAAAGTTTTCAAGATGAGACAACAAAAAAAGGTAAAAGACTGGCTAAACTAGTAATCTCACTAAGATTATGA
- a CDS encoding serine protein kinase RIO — protein MLEKRKIEKRRKDEDLFKVVDSTLDPKTYVNLENIASRLDIETYLGSISSGKEAKIYPARTYDGKYYAVKIYYVSTASHKRAVERYTLGDQRFEKIKISNTRQLIYTWARKEFKNLKRMHEAGVRVPEPIYVYENILVMQFIGENGVRAPLLKELPDEEIDNNLYSDIISQLQLMVNKAKLVHGDLSEYNIMVYDGVYIIDVSQSVPIDHENAMDFLIRDINNVNRFFESKGLSIIDTEEILKTLEIPNREE, from the coding sequence ATTTTGGAAAAAAGAAAAATTGAGAAAAGAAGAAAAGATGAGGATCTTTTTAAAGTAGTTGATTCTACTTTAGATCCCAAGACTTACGTTAATTTAGAAAATATTGCAAGCAGACTAGATATAGAAACATATTTGGGATCTATTTCTTCTGGTAAAGAGGCTAAAATTTATCCAGCTCGTACATATGATGGAAAATATTATGCAGTAAAAATCTATTATGTTTCGACGGCATCTCATAAGAGAGCCGTGGAGAGATATACCCTAGGTGATCAGCGTTTCGAGAAAATTAAGATATCCAATACTAGACAATTAATATATACGTGGGCAAGGAAGGAATTCAAGAATCTAAAAAGAATGCATGAAGCCGGAGTAAGAGTTCCAGAACCAATTTATGTCTATGAGAATATATTGGTTATGCAGTTTATTGGCGAAAATGGTGTTAGAGCTCCTTTACTTAAAGAGCTTCCAGACGAAGAAATAGATAATAACCTATATAGTGACATTATTTCACAATTGCAACTCATGGTAAATAAAGCAAAATTAGTTCACGGTGATTTAAGCGAATATAATATAATGGTTTACGATGGAGTATATATTATAGACGTTAGTCAATCAGTTCCTATAGACCATGAAAATGCTATGGATTTTCTAATTAGAGATATAAATAATGTAAACAGATTTTTTGAGTCGAAAGGTTTATCTATTATTGATACTGAAGAAATTTTAAAGACGCTTGAGATACCTAATCGTGAAGAATAA
- a CDS encoding thiamine pyrophosphate-binding protein has product MKLGYEIYNVIRDFTDRIYGNPGTTELSFLKYLPDDFNYYLALADGIAVGMAEGYYLKTDNLAIVNLHAAPGLSNAAGFIHTAFMDRVPMLIIDGEQSSKYIVDEPRLYGDLKNLPSVKGFFEIKNSHEGLKIINKAIRLSLTPPYGPTVVSIPQDLVDEEVKSIKLNKFSVNQNCSECTLNYVTEKINSSEKVAIVAGYEIDVFNAHEELQKFAEKIGAPIYAEPFASRAPALHIDGTLPRYASQINKILENYDLVLVIGGSLNNVLFPDEEIIGNIIEITYDSLEASKRIWDCFVCNPKSFLINIFNGVKQKNKKSPLISIPNGKNKEIEEAIKTLSLNLKGYTIFEEAPSYRETIREIMGYNKRSFFANRAGFIGWAIPASFGYSSAKGKAFAIVGDGSFNYSFQGLWSATKYGGKMKVLVINNGGYRSLKGWANYNKDFLSPATDPWKLASSYNFESKEFDNQTEAIKWLMEDDSQKLAEIRI; this is encoded by the coding sequence ATGAAATTAGGTTATGAGATTTACAATGTGATTAGAGATTTTACAGATAGAATTTATGGAAATCCTGGCACAACTGAACTATCGTTTTTAAAATACCTTCCAGATGATTTTAACTATTATCTAGCATTAGCTGATGGTATTGCAGTTGGAATGGCGGAAGGATATTATCTTAAGACTGATAATCTAGCCATAGTAAATTTGCATGCCGCTCCTGGTCTTTCTAATGCTGCTGGATTTATACATACTGCTTTCATGGATAGGGTACCAATGCTAATAATAGACGGCGAACAAAGTTCTAAGTATATAGTAGATGAGCCAAGACTCTATGGAGACTTAAAGAACTTACCTTCAGTTAAAGGTTTCTTTGAAATTAAAAATTCTCACGAAGGTCTCAAAATAATTAATAAAGCTATAAGACTTTCCCTTACTCCACCGTATGGACCTACTGTGGTCTCTATACCACAAGATCTAGTAGACGAGGAGGTTAAGTCTATTAAGTTAAATAAATTCAGTGTTAATCAAAACTGTAGTGAATGTACACTAAATTATGTAACAGAAAAGATCAATTCATCAGAAAAAGTTGCCATAGTAGCAGGTTATGAGATAGATGTATTTAATGCCCATGAAGAATTACAAAAATTCGCGGAAAAAATAGGAGCGCCTATATATGCTGAGCCGTTTGCCTCAAGAGCTCCGGCCCTTCATATTGATGGAACTCTACCCAGATATGCTAGTCAAATTAATAAGATTCTTGAGAATTACGATCTGGTTTTAGTTATAGGAGGAAGTCTAAATAATGTTTTATTTCCAGATGAAGAAATTATAGGAAATATAATTGAAATAACGTATGATAGTCTTGAGGCATCAAAGAGAATATGGGATTGTTTTGTATGTAACCCGAAAAGCTTTCTAATAAATATTTTTAATGGAGTCAAACAAAAAAATAAAAAATCACCATTAATATCCATACCAAATGGTAAAAATAAAGAGATTGAAGAAGCTATCAAAACACTATCACTAAATCTTAAAGGATACACAATATTTGAGGAGGCTCCTTCATATAGAGAAACTATTAGGGAAATAATGGGATACAATAAAAGATCATTTTTTGCTAATAGAGCAGGGTTCATAGGCTGGGCTATACCAGCCTCTTTTGGATATTCATCGGCTAAAGGAAAAGCATTCGCCATAGTAGGAGATGGGAGTTTTAACTATAGTTTTCAAGGACTATGGAGTGCAACTAAATATGGAGGAAAAATGAAAGTTCTGGTAATAAATAATGGTGGATATAGATCACTAAAAGGATGGGCAAATTACAATAAGGACTTCCTCTCTCCTGCCACGGATCCTTGGAAATTGGCAAGTTCGTATAATTTTGAATCGAAAGAATTTGATAATCAAACAGAAGCCATTAAATGGCTTATGGAAGACGATTCCCAGAAATTAGCAGAAATAAGAATATGA
- a CDS encoding translation initiation factor IF-2 subunit beta produces the protein MSSDKEYTYLLDRVYTKIPKKTSESTQNLPSLIILNIGNTTIIRNFSEYCDRLRREDKLCMRYLLKELAAAGSISDNGQLVIQGKFSSSIINTLMERFIRTYVQCSTCKSLDTVLVKENKVWFIQCLACGAKTSVKPL, from the coding sequence ATGTCTTCAGACAAAGAGTATACATATTTGCTTGATAGAGTTTACACAAAGATACCTAAGAAAACTTCAGAGTCTACACAAAATTTACCGTCTTTAATAATATTGAATATAGGAAACACTACTATAATAAGAAACTTTAGTGAATACTGTGATAGATTACGTAGAGAAGATAAATTATGCATGAGGTACTTACTTAAAGAGTTAGCTGCCGCAGGCTCTATAAGCGATAATGGCCAATTAGTTATACAAGGTAAGTTCTCATCTTCAATAATAAACACACTGATGGAAAGATTCATAAGAACCTATGTGCAGTGCAGTACATGTAAGAGCTTAGATACTGTACTAGTAAAAGAGAATAAAGTATGGTTCATACAATGTTTGGCTTGTGGAGCTAAAACTTCTGTTAAACCTTTGTGA
- a CDS encoding translation initiation factor aIF-1A: protein MPKKDRSEAPTREVMKPEEGEVICVVKKMLGAEHIIVACVDGKQRVARIPGRMRKKVWIKEGDVVLTAPWDFQSDKCDIIHKYMHDEIRKLTEENIVSRDIIDQLRG from the coding sequence TTGCCAAAAAAAGATAGATCGGAAGCTCCTACAAGAGAGGTTATGAAACCAGAAGAAGGAGAGGTTATATGCGTTGTAAAGAAAATGCTTGGGGCTGAGCATATTATAGTTGCATGTGTTGATGGCAAGCAAAGAGTAGCTAGAATACCTGGGCGAATGAGGAAAAAAGTGTGGATAAAAGAAGGAGATGTAGTACTTACTGCACCTTGGGATTTTCAATCGGATAAGTGTGATATTATACATAAATATATGCATGATGAAATAAGAAAGCTTACAGAAGAAAACATTGTTTCAAGAGATATTATAGATCAATTAAGAGGCTAA
- a CDS encoding RNA-processing protein, producing MFVTVSDEKLNEVKSLIPRLQEISGVEIHYDDKNKFFEIDPKTQNSYEALKVVSVIKALGLGFSIDDALRLMSDEYQLDVIDLKISLGSNPDLIRRVKGRIIGEAGKAKRIIQEYTSVIISIYDHYVAMIGTYDQLSIARKAIDMLIEGREHNTVYKYLDKAEEELVRYFSKNRLNNIK from the coding sequence ATGTTCGTAACTGTCTCTGACGAGAAGTTAAATGAAGTAAAATCACTTATTCCTAGGCTTCAAGAAATATCTGGAGTTGAAATACATTATGATGATAAAAATAAATTTTTCGAAATAGATCCGAAAACTCAAAATTCTTATGAAGCACTAAAGGTAGTTTCAGTAATAAAAGCTTTAGGTTTAGGTTTTTCTATAGACGACGCATTAAGATTAATGAGTGACGAATATCAGTTAGACGTAATAGATTTAAAAATAAGTTTAGGGAGTAATCCAGACTTAATAAGACGAGTAAAAGGAAGAATTATAGGAGAAGCTGGTAAGGCCAAGAGAATTATTCAAGAATACACTTCAGTTATAATTTCTATTTATGATCATTATGTTGCGATGATAGGTACATATGATCAATTGTCTATAGCGCGTAAAGCAATAGATATGCTTATAGAAGGGAGGGAACATAATACTGTTTACAAATATCTAGATAAAGCAGAAGAAGAGTTAGTGAGATATTTCTCAAAAAACAGACTTAACAATATCAAGTAA
- a CDS encoding tRNA (N(6)-L-threonylcarbamoyladenosine(37)-C(2))-methylthiotransferase: MKVYIETYGCALNKGDTYIMMTLLKDKNHEIVSSPKDADVLVLNTCDVRLETGERMKKRITQLNKLGKKLIVAGCFAGAEPGVVSKIAPNASIIGPQALGKIIDATEAKNRVIFLESDAPNHTPRIFMNKIGIIPIADGCAGDCNFCITKLARKKLRSYPLRAIIDTIKDLVSKGAVEIELTGQDAAAYGLDYGGKVKLSDVIREASKVDGNFMLRIGMMTPEQAMRNIDDLIDTFKDPKVYKFFHLPVQSGDDNVLKIMNRKYTVDEYRNLVKEIRKKIPNANITTDIIVGHPGEDENAFKNTLDLIKEIRFEKLHIAIYSLRPNTKSSLMQQIPDSVKTERMKIINSLYEEIARENHSEYLGKVSKVIITENGKDNSKIGRTINYIPVIVQNAEIGKWYNVRINNFSFYDLRGDIV; the protein is encoded by the coding sequence ATGAAGGTATACATAGAAACTTACGGTTGTGCATTAAATAAAGGAGATACATATATAATGATGACGTTATTAAAAGATAAAAATCATGAAATAGTTAGTTCACCAAAAGATGCTGACGTGCTAGTTCTAAACACTTGCGATGTAAGACTAGAGACTGGAGAAAGAATGAAAAAAAGAATAACCCAATTAAATAAACTAGGTAAAAAATTAATTGTAGCCGGTTGTTTTGCTGGAGCAGAACCAGGAGTAGTTAGCAAAATAGCTCCTAACGCATCTATAATAGGTCCGCAAGCTTTAGGCAAAATTATAGATGCTACTGAAGCTAAAAATAGAGTTATATTTCTTGAATCTGATGCACCAAATCATACTCCTAGAATTTTTATGAATAAAATTGGGATAATCCCTATTGCAGACGGATGTGCAGGAGATTGTAATTTTTGCATAACGAAGCTTGCTAGGAAAAAATTAAGAAGTTATCCATTAAGAGCTATAATTGATACTATAAAAGATCTTGTTAGTAAAGGTGCAGTGGAAATAGAGCTCACTGGACAAGACGCTGCTGCATATGGTCTAGATTATGGCGGAAAAGTAAAGCTATCGGATGTTATTAGAGAGGCCTCTAAGGTAGATGGAAATTTCATGTTAAGAATAGGTATGATGACGCCGGAACAAGCTATGAGAAACATAGATGATTTGATAGATACATTCAAAGATCCTAAAGTATACAAATTTTTCCATTTACCAGTACAAAGCGGAGATGATAATGTATTGAAAATAATGAATAGAAAGTATACTGTTGATGAGTATAGGAACTTAGTTAAGGAAATTAGGAAAAAAATACCGAATGCTAATATAACTACTGATATAATAGTTGGTCATCCTGGAGAAGACGAAAATGCGTTTAAAAATACATTAGATCTAATTAAGGAAATAAGGTTCGAGAAATTACATATTGCTATTTACTCATTACGTCCTAATACAAAGAGCTCATTAATGCAGCAAATTCCGGATAGTGTTAAAACTGAAAGGATGAAAATCATTAATTCCCTATATGAGGAAATAGCTCGGGAAAATCATTCAGAATATTTAGGTAAAGTCTCTAAAGTTATTATTACCGAGAATGGTAAAGATAATTCGAAAATAGGCAGAACGATAAATTATATTCCTGTTATAGTGCAGAATGCAGAGATAGGCAAGTGGTACAATGTTAGGATAAATAACTTTTCATTTTATGATTTGAGAGGAGATATTGTTTAA
- a CDS encoding thiolase family protein, with protein MEDVYIVSAVRTPIGKFGGQFKDVSPVDLGATAMKSAMEKVNLDPKLVDISIMGNILRAGHGQDLARQAAIKAGIPYDVDGYSLDMVCSSGMMSVINASQMIKSGDANVIVAGGMESMSQAALALKSESRWGVKYLLGKSLEFVDTMLVDGLTDPFNTMLMGKEADMVAKAHDFTRKELDEVAYESNRRAAEATEKGLFNSEIVPIEVKGKKINRDEGIRADTSIEKLSQLKPAFSDDGFHTAGNSSQLSDGASSLVLMSEKAVKELGVEPIAKILGYSWVGIESWRFTEAPIFAVKKLLKKINMEITNFDYFENNEAFAVNSVLANKYLGIPYDKLNVFGGAIALGHPIGASGARIITTLINVLSKMDGRRGIASICHGVGGSTAIAIELLKPLK; from the coding sequence ATGGAAGATGTTTACATAGTTTCGGCAGTTAGAACGCCGATAGGAAAATTTGGAGGACAGTTTAAAGACGTAAGCCCAGTAGATCTTGGAGCTACTGCAATGAAATCAGCTATGGAAAAAGTAAATTTGGATCCAAAGTTAGTCGATATCAGTATAATGGGTAATATTTTAAGGGCAGGTCATGGTCAAGATTTAGCTAGGCAAGCTGCAATAAAAGCTGGAATTCCATACGATGTTGATGGATATTCTTTAGATATGGTTTGTTCTTCTGGCATGATGAGTGTAATAAACGCGTCTCAAATGATAAAGAGCGGAGATGCTAATGTCATTGTTGCAGGCGGGATGGAAAGTATGAGCCAAGCAGCGTTAGCACTCAAATCCGAATCTAGATGGGGAGTGAAATATCTTCTAGGTAAATCATTAGAATTTGTAGATACTATGTTAGTAGACGGCTTAACGGATCCTTTCAATACGATGCTTATGGGTAAGGAGGCAGATATGGTAGCTAAGGCACATGATTTTACAAGAAAAGAGCTAGACGAAGTAGCGTATGAAAGTAATAGACGTGCAGCTGAAGCTACAGAAAAAGGTTTGTTTAATTCAGAAATAGTACCAATAGAGGTTAAAGGCAAAAAAATTAATAGAGATGAAGGAATAAGAGCTGATACTTCTATTGAAAAATTATCTCAATTAAAACCAGCATTTAGCGATGATGGATTTCATACTGCAGGTAATTCTTCTCAGCTATCTGATGGTGCTTCTTCCTTAGTTTTAATGAGTGAGAAAGCAGTAAAGGAATTAGGCGTTGAGCCTATAGCTAAAATCTTGGGCTATTCTTGGGTAGGTATTGAAAGCTGGCGTTTTACTGAAGCTCCAATCTTTGCTGTGAAAAAATTATTGAAAAAAATAAATATGGAAATTACGAACTTTGATTACTTTGAAAATAATGAAGCGTTTGCAGTTAACAGTGTCTTAGCTAATAAATATCTAGGTATTCCTTATGATAAGCTTAACGTATTTGGAGGTGCAATAGCATTAGGTCATCCAATAGGAGCTAGTGGAGCGAGAATAATAACAACATTAATAAATGTCTTATCTAAAATGGATGGTAGAAGAGGTATAGCAAGTATTTGTCACGGTGTAGGAGGCTCAACTGCTATTGCTATAGAATTATTAAAACCACTAAAGTAA
- the rnhB gene encoding ribonuclease HII, with product MRLGIDEAGRGPVIGPMIVAGVLIDENEAKILKNYGVKDSKKLSRKQRENLINIITEFSESFVVTKVWPEEIDIRNLNCITYEKVIQIIDAMSVFKPEIITVDKVGKEEIVIEQIKQLGSIPNVVFKADENYIECSAASIVAKVFRDRIIDELKITYGDFGSGYPSDPKTIEWIKKIYSEKKEPPNILRRSWKILQRVAPDFYIEKRLK from the coding sequence ATGAGATTAGGAATAGATGAGGCTGGAAGAGGTCCAGTTATTGGACCTATGATAGTAGCAGGTGTATTGATAGACGAAAATGAGGCTAAAATATTGAAAAATTACGGAGTTAAAGATAGTAAGAAATTAAGTAGAAAACAGAGAGAAAATCTAATAAATATCATTACAGAATTTAGCGAATCTTTTGTTGTAACTAAAGTATGGCCTGAGGAAATAGATATTAGAAATTTAAATTGTATAACATATGAAAAAGTTATACAGATAATAGATGCTATGTCAGTGTTTAAACCAGAAATAATTACAGTCGATAAAGTAGGAAAGGAAGAAATAGTGATAGAACAAATAAAACAGCTAGGATCAATACCAAACGTAGTTTTTAAGGCTGACGAAAATTATATAGAGTGTAGTGCTGCTAGCATAGTGGCAAAAGTCTTTAGAGATAGGATAATAGACGAGTTAAAAATAACTTATGGCGACTTTGGAAGTGGATATCCATCTGATCCAAAAACTATAGAGTGGATAAAAAAGATCTATTCTGAGAAAAAAGAACCTCCAAATATATTAAGGCGTTCTTGGAAAATCTTACAAAGAGTAGCTCCTGATT